The following DNA comes from Cervus elaphus chromosome 8, mCerEla1.1, whole genome shotgun sequence.
ATTTCGAGAAAGCATAGCATTAAAAATCATCACTCCATTTTGTGGGGTTCATACTTTGGTGATGGATGGAGAAagactgcattggtgtttttcatttggaggcagcatctcagtgACCAGAGAATATGAAATAATCTCCTCAGCCTGAGAATTCGTCTCAGGTCACCTACATGACATTCAAATCAGGAAGGactggcagaaagaaagaaagtcttaCCCACAAGACAGTTTCCAGCAGCAGCTTCCCAGAGGCCAGACTGGCAGCCTAGTGGCAGCACTGCTTCTGACAGCAGCTCCTTTGCTGGCAGCAGCACTTCTGCTGGCAGCAGCCCTTCCCACACGAGTTGCAGCTGCAGGTGCGGCGGTGGCAGCAGACCACGGGGACGCTGCAGCAGCCCCCGCAGCAGCCGTAGCAGCAGGGGCAGCAGCTGGTGCAGCAGCCCACCCGGTAGCACCTGCAGCTGTTGCAGCCACCGCAGCccccgccgcagccgccgccgcagccgccgccgcagccCCCGCCGCAGCCaccgcagccgccgccgcagccgccgcaACTTCCACAACCACAGCAGCCCATGGTGTCAGTAGAGAGGACTCAGGAGAGGTAAGGAGCGAGACTCAGGAGGTGAGGGAGGTCGAATGTCACCTTCTGCTGGAGGGGACCCTTATATACCAGCCCTGGGAGCAGGAGAGGGAAGACACATGACCACTTCCCTGTTGCTATTTGGCTCCGTAGTCATGGAAGAACGTCATAATATATTAATTAGTACCCTTTTTAGGAATGTCAGCAAGATGTATTagatgatgtttgtttttctaagtCAAACACCCTAAACATTCCAGTGAGGGCCCCCGGGAGCCCTGGAAAAGGGGGTGCTGTGACCAGTCACGGCCACACAAGGAAGTCCCACATAACACAACATGCTGTGCTTGAAATGTCATCTGAGCAGCAAATGAACACTGCCAGGAGGCTATTTCTGTGTACAGCCCAGAAGTCCTCTTACAAAAGATTGGAGAAATGAAAGCGGTCGCAGCCTCAAAAGTCACTGCCAAGTGCAATAGCAGCCCCAATCCCCTCACCAGAGCCTCTTTACTGGGGAATGGAAGGTCCTCACCACATGGTTTAAGGATGGCCACTGTGTTCCGTTATGTAGTAGGTTGCACGTTGTGTGCTGGCTTAGAAAGCATGAATAAACCTTGTCAATGGCTTacttttttctggaaaaattccTATTGCAATTAAAATAAGAaagcttggacttccctgatagtctagttgttaagacttcgccttccagtgcaggggctgaGCatctgattcctggtcagggagctaaagtTCCACATGCCTTTGGcaaaaacagcaacagcaacaacaaaaatcaaacagaagcgatatgtaacaaagtcaataaagacttaaaaactgATCCACGtcaaaaaacaaatacatacataaaataagaAAGCGTTTCCTAGctagaatgaaaaatgaatttaGGTGTTTGAAGAATTTTTATTGATACCAGGATGAAAAATGAATTTGGGTGCTTGAGGAATTTTTATTGATTGATATCTAAGAGGAAAATCTTATATGCAAAATCATATGGCCCAGTGGCAGAGAGATGAAGAGAAACaatacaaaaaccaaaaaaattaaaaggacagatactccagaaaaatgaaaagtgaaagtcactcagtcatgtctgactttttgcgaccccatggactatatagtccatggaattctccaggccataatgatggagtgggcagcctttcccttctccaggatatcttcccaatccagggattgaacccaggtctcccacattgcaggctgattctttaccagctgagccacaactgagctatcaaggaagcccatccagaaaaatgaaagcttgtacataaaggaaatataatcagagtatataatttttattctgtgATGAGTCATAGTTATATTGTAATAATTTTATCATCAGTTACAGATTTTACTAAAAATAgtgatataaatattaatacattaggAGTGACATAAAAGAGTTCAATCCTTGTTTTAACAAAACTAACAATGGCTACCAAGAAATAGTCATTCAaggaattaataaaaaatatgaaggttttcctggtggtccagtggctaggacttcacactcccaatgcagggggcccagtgttcaattcctggtccaggaactagatcccacatgctgcaatgaagatcaaagatctcatGTGATGCAATTAAGACCAAGCACACTCATATaagtaaatagtttttaaaaatagaaaagaaatgttgggggtgggggggaggcagCTCCCGGAAACGATTGCAAGATGGCAATATTGCCTTTGCAGAGTGGCCTAGAAGGTGAGGTGGGATGAGAGAGGGCAACTTAGAATTATTTTaactgtgtatgtacatatattttgttaataatatTCAAGATGTCCTGGTAATTGACTGACACCTCCCCTGTGGCACATTTCACGTGACCCTATCACCCAGTCTTACTTCCTATTCTAAATCACAGATCAAATAGTCACACAAAATTTCCATTTACATCTCCCAGCACAGAACTTGGTCCACCCCAAGAACTCTACCCACGTTTATTAACTAACTGAAGGACAGTTTTCTTTCAAGCAAGTATCAGGCAATTATGCTGTTGTGAAATACTAGATGGGGAGATGCTTTGGAAAGATAAAACACTATCTCAGTcttggcactactgacattttgagcCAGACGTTTCCTTGCTGTGAAGGGAGTCCTATGCAGAATGTGGAGCAGTATCTCTGGCCTCAACCCACTAGTTATGACAACTTCTTCctcagttgtgacaaccaaagaTGTCTCCAAATATTGTCAAGTGCCCTGGCAGGGGAGGTACAAAATTGCCTCCCATTGAGATCTAGTGCCCTATAGAAATggatccagtggtaaagaatctgcctgccagtgcaagagacgcgggttcaatccttgggttggcaagatcccctgaagtaggaaatggcaacccactctagtattcatggaattttccatggacagaagaacctggcaggctacagtccatggggtcacaagagttgggtgtgatttagcaactgagcacacacagaaatGTAATAGGGATAATCCA
Coding sequences within:
- the LOC122698588 gene encoding small cysteine and glycine repeat-containing protein 3-like, with protein sequence MGCCGCGSCGGCGGGCGGCGGGCGGGCGGGCGGGCGGCNSCRCYRVGCCTSCCPCCYGCCGGCCSVPVVCCHRRTCSCNSCGKGCCQQKCCCQQRSCCQKQCCH